A region from the Manihot esculenta cultivar AM560-2 chromosome 13, M.esculenta_v8, whole genome shotgun sequence genome encodes:
- the LOC110629127 gene encoding keratin, type I cytoskeletal 9, translating into MDRYTRVEKPKPESPINENEIRITSGGPVRNYISYATSLLQEKHVKEIVLKAMGQAISKTVSIAEGIKRRNPRLHQDTATSSVSITDVWEPIEEGLLPVEQTRQVSMITITLSFRELNKNSPGYQAPHSVEQPKEQYPQQQQQQQQQLQPRQSRGPYNVVRDDSYGRGRGRGRGRGRNWGRGGYGYGNYQGNYQGNQGNYQDNDGYSNWGRGGGRGRSWGYRGTGYERGRGGRGRGYSRGRGRMGGRSWGGGGGNQG; encoded by the exons ATGGATAGGTATACCAGGGTTGAAAAACCTAAGCCTGAGTCGCCCATAAACGAGAACGAGATCCGTATCACCTCCGGTGGTCCTGTTAGAAATTATATCAGCTATGCTACTTCCCTTCTCCAG GAGAAACATGTAAAAGAGATTGTCTTGAAAGCAATGGGACAGGCAATCAGCAAGACAGTATCCATTGCGGAGGGTATAAAG AGAAGAAATCCCCGTTTGCATCAAGATACTGCCACCAGTTCAGTAAGCATAACTGATGTTTGGGAACCTATTGAAGAGGGTCTTTTACC TGTGGAACAGACTCGTCAAGTCTCAATGATTACGATCACCTTGTCCTTCAGGGAGCTAAACAAAAATTCTCCTGG ATATCAAGCTCCGCATTCTGTGGAACAACCAAAGGAACAGTATCCacaacagcagcagcagcagcagcaacagcTACAACCCAGACAATCACGTGGTCCATACAATGTAGTTCGCGATG attcaTATGGCCGAGGACGTGGTCGTGGTAGAGGGAGAGGGCGAAACTGGGGGAGAGGTGGATATGGTTATGGAAATTATCAGGGTAACTATCAGGGGAATCAAGGAAATTATCAAG ATAACGATGGTTATTCAAATTGGGGTCGAGGTGGTGGGCGAGGCAGAAGTTGGGGTTATCGTG GTACTGGGTATGAGAGAGGCAGAGGTGGAAGGGGCAGAGGTTACAGTCGTGGTCGTGGAAGGATGGGTGGTCGTTCATGGGGTGGTGGCGGTGGCAACCAGGGATGA
- the LOC110629599 gene encoding protein SULFUR DEFICIENCY-INDUCED 1 codes for MEGSSKRNANGSKKDKDLFHVIHKVPCGDGPYVKAKHAQLVEKDPETAILWFWKAINAGDRVDSALKDMAVVMKQVDRTQEAIEAIRSFRGRCSRQAQESLDNVLIDLYKKCGMVEEQIDLLKRKLRLIYQGAAFNGKPTKTARSHGKKFQVSVKQEISRLLGNLGWAYMQKSNFMAAEVVYQKAQMIDPDSNKACNLSLCLIKQARFDEARWLLQSVLEGKLPGSEDSRSRKRAEELLMEVESRQPLPELTDILGFDLDDDDDDFVKGLKQIMNEWAPSRSKRLPIFEEISSFRDQMAC; via the exons atggaaggaAGTTCGAAAAGGAACGCAAATGGAAGCAAAAAGGACAAGGATCTTTTTCATGTTATTCATAAGGTTCCTTGCGGCGATGGTCCTTATGTTAAAGCCAAGCATGCTCag CTGGTTGAAAAGGATCCAGAAACGGCAATACTATGGTTTTGGAAGGCAATTAATGCAGGAGACAGAGTAGACAGTGCACTAAAGGACATGGCAGTGGTGATGAAACAAGTTGACAGAACTCAGGAAGCCATTGAAGCTATCAGATCTTTCAGAGGTCGTTGCTCCAGACAAGCTCAAGAATCTCTCGACAATGTCCTCATTGACTTGTACAAG AAATGTGGGATGGTAGAGGAGCAGATAGATTTGCTGAAACGGAAGCTGAGATTGATATACCAAGGCGCAGCATTCAATGGAAAACCCACAAAAACTGCTCGCTCTCATGGCAAGAAATTTCAGGTTTCTGTCAAGCAAGAAATCTCCAGATTACTG GGAAACTTAGGCTGGGCCTATATgcagaaatcgaactttatggCAGCAGAGGTTGTGTATCAGAAAGCCCAAATGATCGACCCGGACTCAAACAAGGCTTGCAATTTGAGCCTTTGTCTGATCAAGCAAGCCCGATTTGACGAGGCCCGTTGGCTTCTCCAGAGTGTCCTGGAAGGTAAACTtccaggttcagaggacagtaGATCCAGGAAAAGGGCTGAAGAATTGCTAATGGAAGTGGAATCAAGACAGCCACTGCCTGAACTAACAGATATATTGGGTTTTGatcttgatgatgatgatgatgattttgTTAAGGGGCTTAAGCAAATAATGAATGAATGGGCTCCATCAAGATCAAAAAGGCTGCCAATCTTTGAAGAGATATCTTCATTTAGAGATCAGATGGCAtgttaa
- the LOC110630260 gene encoding vesicle-associated membrane protein 722, producing the protein MGQQSLIYSFVARGTVILADFTEFTGNFTSIAAQCLQKLPATNNKFTYNCDGHTFNYLVDNGFTYCVVAVESVGRQVPIAFLERIKEEFTKKYGGGKAATAVANSLNKEFGPKLKEQMQYCVDHPEEVSKLAKVKAQVSEVKGVMMENIEKVLDRGEKIELLVDKTENLRSQAQDFRQQGTKMRRKMWLQNMKIKLIVLGILIALILIIVLSVCGGFKCH; encoded by the exons ATGGGGCAGCAATCGTTGATCTACAGCTTCGTGGCGAGAGGGACGGTGATTTTGGCAGACTTCACGGAGTTCACCGGCAACTTTACCAGCATAGCAGCTCAGTGCCTCCAGAAACTTCCGGCCACCAACAACAAGTTCACCTACAATTGCGATGGCCACACCTTCAACTACCTCGTCGATAACGGCTTCA CTTACTGTGTAGTTGCAGTTGAGTCTGTTGGCCGACAGGTTCCAATTGCCTTTCTTGAGCGAATCAAGGAGGAATTTACCAAGAAATATGGTGGAGGAAAAGCTGCAACAGCAGTTGCCAATAGCCTGAACAAGGAATTTGG GCCCAAGTTGAAGGAGCAGATGCAATACTGTGTGGATCACCCTGAGGAGGTCAGTAAGCTAGCGAAAGTGAAAGCTCAGGTTTCAGAAGTCAAAGGGGTAATGATGGAAAACATAGAGAAG GTTCTTGACCGTGGAGAGAAAATTGAGCTTTTGGTTGACAAAACTGAAAATCTTCGCTCTCAG GCTCAAGATTTCAGACAACAGGGAACCAAGATGAGGAGGAAGATGTGGTTGCAGAACATGAAAATTAAGCTGATAGTGCTGGGTATCTTGATTGCCTTGATTCTCATCATAGTATTGTCCGTTTGTGGTGGCTTCAAATGTCACTAG
- the LOC110629141 gene encoding uncharacterized protein At4g13200, chloroplastic, with the protein MSGVLASSSFSFSSLHSNNHNPIFSYRLYPLNPEIPSLPVAKLKKQLGFRFETPTRQPHGISVRCNSSTRPGGPGSGDNESRSVMDAFFLGKALAEAVNERIESTVGEFLSAIGRLQAEQQRQIQDFQVDVLERAKKAKESAAREAMEAQGLVPNATAVDLKSGNNGVNSETSSTTTNVATPANSSSSSNSTVVTPAETGRGPAAKGPAFGVTDDD; encoded by the exons ATGAGTGGGGTGCTGGCTTCCTCATCCTTCAGCTTCTCTTCTCTTCACTCCAATAACCATAATCCCATTTTTAGCTATAGACTTTACCCGCTTAATCCCGAAATCCCGTCTTTACCGGTTGCAAAGCTCAAGAAACAATTGGGTTTTCGATTTGAAACTCCGACGAGACAACCCCATGGAATCAGCGTCCGATGTAACAGCAGCACCAGACCCGGCGGTCCTGGTTCCG GTGATAATGAGAGCAGAAGTGTTATGGACGCGTTTTTCTTGGGAAAGGCTCTAGCAGAAGCAGTTAATGAGCGTATTGAATCTACAGTTGGGGAGTTTTTGAGTGCAATTGGTAGGCTGCAAGCTGAGCAACAGAGGCAAATTCAGGACTTTCAG GTAGATGTGCTGGAAAGAGCCAAAAAAGCCAAGGAAAGTGCAGCACGGGAAGCCATGGAGGCACAAGGACTAGTTCCCAATGCTACTGCAGTTGATCTAAAATCGGGGAACAATGGCGTTAACTCAGAAACTTCATCAACAACCACCAATGTTGCCACTCCTGCAAATTCATCCTCATCTTCAAATTCAACTGTTGTCACTCCTGCTGAGACGGGTCGAGGTCCTGCTGCTAAAGGCCCTGCTTTTGGGGTGACAGATGATGACTGA
- the LOC110630108 gene encoding guanine nucleotide-binding protein-like NSN1, with protein sequence MVKKSKKSKSKRIPLRQKYKVLRKVRQHHKKKAKEAKKLGLNKKRKVEKDPGIPNDWPFKEQELKALEARRARVIEEMEQKKAARKERSKKRKLGLLEDDDISKFGDLASAKEQKFEERSSNDDFGGTAKNRDNSDRAFYKELVKVIEESDVILEVLDARDPLGTRCVDMEKMVMKSGHDKRLVLLLNKIDLVPREAVEKWLKYLREELPAVAFKCSTQEQRSNLGWKSSSKRAKTSNLLQTSDCLGAETLIKLLKNYSRSHDIKKSITVGVIGLPNVGKSSLINSLKRCHVVNVGATPGLTRSMQEVQLDKNVKLLDCPGVVLLKSGENDASIALRNCKRIEKLDDPVSPVKEILKLCPDRLLVTLYKIPSFESVDDFLQKVATVRGRLKKGGVVDVEAAARMVLHDWNEGKIPYYTMPPARNQDEPLEAKIVSELGKEFNVDEVYSGESSFIGSLKSVNDFNPVEVPPSCPVNFDESMIEGDVETKTSARGDENPDHASDGEDQPMSSEEEDANKNNAKTATSRQNEKLYAVEGMLNTKMKRAEKKRKKKAAKVDAMDDDYDFKVDYIKKKGSTMDVEDESGNKDDDNQIIGEVPMSGVKFDDE encoded by the exons ATGGTGAAAAAGAGCAAAA AGAGTAAAAGTAAGAGAATTCCGTTGAGACAGAAGTATAAAGTTTTGAGGAAGGTCAGGCAGCATCACAAAAAGAAGGCCAAGGAGGCGAAGAAACTTGGATTGAATAAAAAACGCAAGGTCGAGAAGGATCCGGGTATTCCTAATGATTGGCCCTTCAAGGAACAGGAGCTCAAAGCTCTTGAAGCTCGCCGGGCTCGTGTTATTGAGGAAATGGAGCAAAAGAAAGCTGCCCGCAAGGAGAGG TCTAAAAAGAGGAAGCTGGGGTTACTCGAGGATGATGATATCTCTAAGTTTGGTGATCTAGCTTCAGCAAAAGAACAAAAATTTGAAGAGCGAAGTAGCAATGATGATTTTGGTGGAACTGCCAAAAATCGGG ataATTCAGACAGGGCATTCTATAAGGAGTTGGTGAAAGTTATTGAAGAATCTGATGTCATATTGGAAGTCCTTGATGCCCGAGACCCCCTTGGTACCCGTTGTGTTGATATGGAAAAAATGGTGATGAAATCTGGTCATGATAAGCGTCTAGTGCTGCTTCTAAATAAAATTG ATCTTGTCCCTCGAGAAGCTGTTGAAAAATGGCTAAAGTATCTTAGAGAAGAATTACCTGCTGTTGCCTTCAAGTGTAGTACCCAAGAGCAGAGGTCAAACCTAGGGTGGAAATCTTCGTCGAAAAGAGCAAAGACCAGCAATCTCTTGCAAACAAGTGATTGTCTTGGAGCTGAAACCCTTATTAAATTGCTGAAAAATTACTCAAGAAGTCATGAC attaaaaaatctattacagTTGGTGTAATTGGACTGCCTAACGTTGGTAAGAGTAGTCTAATTAACAGCTTAAAGAGGTGTCACGTTGTCAATGTTGGTGCTACTCCTGGGCTAACGAGATCAATGCAAGAAGTTCAGCTAGACAAGAATGTTAAATTACTGGATTGTCCTGGTGTTGTACTGCTTAAGTCTGGGGAGAATGATGCATCTATAGCTCTTCGTAATTGCAAAAGGATTGAAAAGCTAGATGATCCAGTTAGCCCTG TGAAAGAAATTCTCAAGCTTTGCCCGGACAGACTGTTGGTGACCCTATACAAGATACCAAGCTTTGAATCAGTTGATGATTTTCTGCAAAAGGTGGCTACTGTCAGGGGTAGGCTGAAAAAGGGTGGTGTTGTGGATGTTGAAGCAGCAGCTAGAATGGTTCTGCATGACTGGAATGAGG GTAAAATTCCATATTACACAATGCCTCCTGCTAGGAATCAAGATGAACCTTTGGAGGCTAAGATTGTTTCAGAGCTCGGAAAGGAATTTAATGTAGATGAAGTTTACAGTGGTGAATCCTCATTCATCGGGAGCCTGAAGTCTGTTAATGACTTCAATCCTGTTGAAGTTCCTCCAAGTTGCCCAGTCAATTTCGATGAGAGTATGATAGAG GGAGATGTGGAAACCAAGACATCAGCTCGTGGTGATGAAAATCCTGACCATGCTAGTGATGGTGAAGACCAGCCTATGAGTTCTGAAGAAGAAGATGCAAATAAGAATAATGCGAAAACAGCAACTAGCCGGCAAAATGAGAAGCTGTATGCAGTTGAAGGTATGCTGAATACAAAAATGAAACGAGCcgagaagaaaaggaagaaaaaagcgGCTAAAGTAGATGCAATGGATGATGACTATGACTTTAAAGTGGATTACATCAAGAAAAAGGGTTCTACCATGGATGTTGAAGATGAGAGTGGGAACAAAGATGATGATAATCAAATTATTGGTGAGGTGCCAATGTCGGGTGTTAAGTTTGATGATGAATGA